One genomic segment of Impatiens glandulifera chromosome 6, dImpGla2.1, whole genome shotgun sequence includes these proteins:
- the LOC124943092 gene encoding putative disease resistance protein RGA1, which yields MDDCTYADLRLQVNRRNAFSSTWIKVINSITRPFISTRTRLKVGHKIKDVQEKLNQISSDRQTLHLRESIHDKFTSRWCETISLSSCNKVYGRDMEKKKIIDILVNNTSGACADKKLSVLPIVGIGGLGKTTLAQTVFNDEKIAKHFETKIWVCVSDEFDIQLVMKAILEEKAEARSEELQKKVREKLSGKRYLIVLDDVWNENLEAWEQLRSILDCGSNGAFVLTTTRKRNVATIMQTIQHIQMSLLSDKDCWLLFEERAFMCGTPKTPNFVDIGKEIAKKCKGVPLVAKTFGGQLGFKSDINEWSKIRDNEIWETQNEESDLLPILRLSYYELPYHLRRCFVFCAIFPKDAKIEKERLIQLWMAHGLISTVKNQEVEDIGNTIWKELCWISFFQDEESDRDGIYETCKMHDLMHDLAQSVMKDECYRLDANSSNDGLKREIHHVTAMFDEFVKISAHSLKKIGGLQTLMFNDSKKVIEHISFCVLIKELPTLRVLEMRYSAQYQDFHYLGCLKHLRYLDISGNNEINTLPDSICDLLNLQTLKLNECSSLKSLPRNTKDLISLRHLYLKGCSRLKYMPRGMGQLKHLKTLSRFVIGMKERDCQLDELKELDICGSLTIKNLGRVSDATITRGVSMAKKTSIKKLELLWRSNDEVDDNESKSTRDEKIGEALEVSTMLKTLMMNGYKGANLPKLVSPIIPSAGVFPNLSNMMISDCPKLGRLPPHLKALKYVSVDGECSDELLYSLSNLSALTHLVLGRMEKRSVLFGAGYIPSSSSSTLADNNNNNEAQLGGVRSTFQSLQSLEIKWCEKLRRLFDEGMKEISKISGCQNKHFINSLTELKIWGCPELMISVEEFVGNLNIINNNSLQRLSILGCPKLVSSEDADDFMALLRSLRARLGPEKFNVDILLGEE from the coding sequence ATGGATGACTGCACCTATGCAGATCTTCGTCTTCAAGTCAACAGGCGTAATGCCTTCTCTTCAACCTGGATCAAGGTAATCAACTCAATAACCCGTCCTTTTATCAGTACTAGGACACGTCTAAAAGTTGGTCACAAAATTAAGGATGTTCAAGAGAAGCTTAACCAAATTTCTTCAGACCGTCAAACGTTACATTTGCGTGAATCTATTCATGACAAATTTACTAGTCGTTGGTGTGAAACCATATCTCTTTCTAGTTGTAATAAAGTATATGGGAGAGATATGGAGAAGAAAAAGATTATTGATATTCTTGTCAATAATACATCTGGTGCTTGTGCCGATAAAAAACTATCTGTTCTACCCATTGTTGGAATTGGGGGTCTTGGTAAAACAACACTTGCCCAAACGGTCTTCAACGATGAGAAGATTGCTAAGCATTTTGAAACCAAAATCTGGGTTTGTGTTTCTGATGAATTTGATATTCAATTGGTGATGAAAGCCATCTTAGAAGAAAAGGCGGAAGCACGCTCAGAAGAATTGCAGAAAAAAGTTAGAGAAAAATTGAGCGGGAAAAGATATTTAATTGTATTGGATGATGTTTGGAATGAAAACCTTGAGGCATGGGAACAGTTGAGATCTATCTTGGACTGTGGATCAAATGGTGCGTTTGTCCTTACCACGACACGGAAAAGAAATGTGGCAACAATTATGCAAACAATTCAACATATTCAGATGTCATTGCTCTCTGACAAGGATTGTTGGCTGCTCTTTGAAGAGCGTGCATTTATGTGTGGGACACCCAAAACTCCAAACTTTGTTGATATTGGAAAAGAAATAGCTAAAAAATGTAAAGGAGTTCCCTTAGTTGCCAAGACATTTGGAGGACAATTGGGCTTTAAAAGTGATATAAATGAATGGAGTAAAATAAGAGATAATGAGATATGGGAGACTCAAAATGAAGAATCTGATCTCTTGCCTATTCTACGGTTGAGTTACTATGAACTCCCTTATCATTTGAGAAGATGCTTTGTGTTTTGTGCTATATTTCCGAAGGATGCTAAAATTGAAAAGGAGAGATTAATCCAATTGTGGATGGCTCATGGTTTAATTTCTACAGTTAAAAACCAAGAAGTGGAAGATATTGGGAATACAATTTGGAAAGAGTTGTGTTGGATATCCTTTTTTCAAGACGAGGAATCAGATCGGGATGGAATATACGAAACATGTAAGATGCATGATCTTATGCACGATCTTGCCCAATCTGTTATGAAAGATGAATGTTATAGGTTGGATGCTAACAGCTCAAATGATGGTTTAAAACGAGAAATTCATCATGTAACGGCAATGTTTGatgaatttgtcaaaatatcAGCTCATTCTCTTAAGAAAATTGGAGGGTTGCAAACACTAATGTTCAATGACAGTAAAAAGGTCATAGAGCATATTTCTTTCTGTGTCTTGATCAAGGAACTTCCGACTTTACGCGTCCTTGAAATGAGGTACTCTGCGCAATATCAAGATTTTCATTACTTGGGATGTCTAAAACATCTGAGATATTTAGACATTTCCGGTAATAATGAGATAAATACATTACCGGATAGTATTTGTGATCTCTTGAACTTACAGACTTTGAAACTCAATGAGTGTTCTAGTCTTAAAAGTTTGCCTAGAAATACGAAAGACCTTATTAGTCTGCGACATCTTTATTTGAAGGGTTGTTCTAGATTAAAATATATGCCTAGAGGGATGGGGCAATTGAAACATCTGAAGACGTTAAGCCGATTTGTGATAGGCATGAAGGAGAGAGACTGTCAACTAGATGAATTAAAAGAATTGGATATCTGCGGATCATTGACAATTAAGAATCTTGGGAGAGTTAGTGATGCAACTATTACAAGAGGGGTAAGTATGGCTAAAAAGACGAGTATCAAGAAGCTTGAGTTGTTATGGAGATCTAATGATGAAGTTGATGATAATGAGAGCAAGAGTACTAGAGAtgagaaaattggtgaagctctAGAGGTTTCAACGATGCTGAAAACATTGATGATGAATGGTTACAAAGGTGcgaatctcccaaaattggtGTCTCCTATTATTCCTAGTGCCGGAGTATTCCCTAATCTATCCAATATGATGATATCTGATTGCCCAAAGCTAGGGAGATTGCCGCCCCATCTCAAAGCACTCAAATATGTATCTGTTGATGGTGAATGTTCGGATGAGTTGTTATATAGCCTCTCAAATCTTAGTGCTCTCACTCATCTCGTTCTTGGTCGTATGGAAAAAAGAAGTGTTTTATTTGGAGCTGGTTATATACCTTCATCATCGTCGTCAACCCTTGcggacaataataataataatgaagcaCAATTAGGAGGAGTACGTTCAACATTCCAATCTCTTCAATCTCTGGAAATTAAGTGGTGCGAGAAGTTAAGGCGTTTGTTTGATGAGGGAATGAAAGAGATATCAAAGATTAGTGGCTGCCAGAACAAACACTTCATCAACTCTCTCACGGAATTGAAGATCTGGGGATGTCCGGAGTTGATGATATCAGTTGAGGAATTTGTTGGAAACctcaatattattaataataattcactaCAGAGATTGAGTATCCTGGGTTGTCCTAAGTTGGTGTCTTCAGAAGATGCGGACGATTTTATGGCACTCCTGCGTTCTCTTCGAGCAAGACTTGGTCCTGAGAAGTTCAATGTAGATATTCTATTGGGAGAGGAATAG